In Phaeobacter porticola, one DNA window encodes the following:
- a CDS encoding DUF1801 domain-containing protein, protein MTPPFASAEIATVFDRVPPDAREGLLRLRRLIFEVAAQDPEVGEVTETLKWGQPSYTAAKAGLGTPLRLGCSKRARFALLVHCQSRVIDNFANRYPAWDKFDGTRAVLFDTPEEVEPLRHGWLIRHALTYHRDKTNLKPNRVEPGRFN, encoded by the coding sequence ATGACACCGCCGTTTGCAAGCGCCGAGATCGCCACCGTTTTTGATCGCGTACCACCCGATGCTCGTGAAGGGCTGCTGCGGTTGCGTCGGCTGATCTTTGAGGTTGCCGCACAGGATCCTGAGGTTGGCGAGGTGACCGAAACCCTGAAATGGGGCCAGCCATCCTATACCGCCGCAAAAGCAGGACTAGGTACGCCGTTGCGGTTAGGCTGTTCAAAACGAGCCCGTTTTGCCCTGTTGGTCCATTGCCAAAGCCGGGTGATCGACAACTTCGCCAACCGCTATCCAGCCTGGGATAAATTCGATGGAACCCGGGCGGTGCTGTTTGACACTCCCGAAGAGGTGGAACCCTTGCGCCATGGATGGCTGATCCGGCACGCATTGACGTATCATCGTGACAAAACCAACTTAAAACCCAACCGCGTAGAGCCCGGCCGTTTCAACTGA